The proteins below come from a single Rhodanobacter sp. LX-99 genomic window:
- a CDS encoding ShlB/FhaC/HecB family hemolysin secretion/activation protein, protein MRIIACVLGLGSTAWAQAQQTPAQTQEQRERAARAAQQREQMQHAPDVRLQPVMAKGFRAIALPQESPCFTLRALSLEGPRHEAFGFLQRYLDRYTGRCVGRQGLALVVHRASDLLLARGYVTTRLATPEQNLSHGHLRLLLVPGLVGRVRFAPGSDPIAWRNALPLRPGDLLDLRAIEQGLEQMKRLSSQDVKIDIAPGREPGTSDLVLTVRRGTPWHVTLNYDDSGSNATGREQGGVNLVLDHPLGINDVFVAGVTHAVGRDGPEHDTRGSNFSYSAPWGDWIFSASTNAYGYRQPVTGSLQTFGFTGRSRTSSMSVSRLVHRDAVSKTSVQFTLSGRQAHSYVDGVEIDVQRRQTRSIELALVHRRYLGQAQLDLRLAYRRNMPWFDGDWTASVNGGPTFRAGIATLDASLGLPFRIGAQPWLWTSELHVQGTGDQVYVEDYITVAGRYTVRGFDGERTLGGPHGAYWRNTLGWPIGRSGVALYGGVDVGRAGGTPTPGITRHVVSGAVLGVRGSRWGLSWDLFAGWALQAPSGFGTRRPAAGMQWIYSY, encoded by the coding sequence GTGCGCATCATCGCTTGCGTGCTTGGCCTCGGTTCGACAGCCTGGGCTCAGGCCCAGCAAACGCCCGCACAGACCCAGGAACAACGCGAGCGCGCCGCACGCGCCGCGCAACAGCGCGAGCAGATGCAGCATGCTCCCGACGTGCGGTTGCAACCCGTCATGGCCAAGGGTTTTCGCGCCATCGCATTGCCGCAGGAAAGTCCCTGCTTCACGCTGCGTGCATTGAGTCTGGAAGGGCCGCGCCACGAGGCGTTCGGTTTCCTGCAACGCTATCTGGACCGTTACACCGGACGATGCGTGGGGCGGCAGGGGCTGGCGCTTGTCGTCCATCGCGCATCGGACCTGCTTCTTGCGCGTGGCTACGTCACGACGCGTCTGGCGACACCCGAACAGAATCTCTCGCACGGACATCTGCGTCTGCTGCTGGTGCCTGGCTTGGTCGGACGCGTGCGCTTCGCACCGGGTTCCGACCCTATCGCATGGCGCAATGCGCTGCCGTTGCGTCCCGGCGACCTTCTCGACCTGCGCGCGATCGAGCAGGGGCTGGAGCAGATGAAGCGACTGTCCTCGCAGGACGTGAAGATCGATATCGCGCCCGGGCGCGAGCCGGGTACTTCCGATCTCGTACTCACCGTCCGGCGCGGCACGCCGTGGCACGTGACTCTCAACTACGACGACAGCGGCTCCAATGCCACCGGGCGCGAGCAAGGTGGCGTGAACCTTGTTCTGGACCATCCGCTTGGCATCAACGACGTGTTCGTCGCTGGTGTCACCCATGCGGTGGGGCGCGATGGTCCGGAGCACGATACGCGGGGGTCGAACTTCAGCTACAGCGCGCCCTGGGGCGACTGGATCTTCAGCGCGTCGACCAACGCCTACGGCTACCGCCAGCCGGTGACCGGTTCGCTGCAGACCTTCGGCTTCACAGGGCGCTCGCGCACCAGCAGCATGAGTGTTTCGCGTCTGGTGCATCGCGATGCAGTTAGCAAGACCTCGGTGCAGTTCACGCTCAGCGGGCGCCAGGCGCACAGTTACGTGGATGGCGTGGAGATCGATGTGCAACGGCGGCAGACTCGCTCGATCGAGCTTGCCCTCGTGCATCGGCGCTATCTGGGTCAGGCGCAACTCGACCTGCGCCTGGCCTATCGCCGCAACATGCCGTGGTTCGACGGCGACTGGACGGCGAGCGTGAACGGCGGTCCGACCTTCCGCGCCGGCATCGCCACGCTGGACGCCAGCCTCGGCCTGCCGTTCCGTATCGGTGCGCAACCGTGGCTGTGGACCAGCGAGCTGCACGTGCAGGGCACCGGCGATCAGGTCTATGTCGAGGACTACATCACCGTGGCCGGGCGCTACACCGTTCGCGGCTTCGACGGCGAGCGTACGCTCGGCGGCCCGCACGGCGCGTATTGGCGCAACACGCTGGGCTGGCCGATCGGCCGCAGCGGTGTGGCGTTGTATGGCGGCGTGGACGTGGGTCGCGCCGGCGGCACGCCGACCCCGGGCATCACCCGTCACGTCGTCAGCGGCGCCGTGCTCGGCGTGCGTGGCAGCCGTTGGGGCCTCAGCTGGGATCTGTTCGCCGGCTGGGCGCTGCAGGCGCCGTCCGGCTTCGGTACCCGGCGCCCCGCTGCCGGCATGCAGTGGATTTATTCGTACTGA
- the ispH gene encoding 4-hydroxy-3-methylbut-2-enyl diphosphate reductase: MDILLANPRGFCAGVDRAIAIVERALESYGAPIYVRHEVVHNRYVVDKLRADGAVFVEELHEVPDGATVIFSAHGVSQAVREEAEQRHLKVFDATCPLVTKVHMEVARLGRIGRSVVLIGHAGHPEVEGTMGQWNPANSGEILLVESLENVATLAPAFPHELSYVTQTTLSVDDTKAIIEALRAKFPDIEGPRKDDICYATQNRQDAVRRLADAVDLMLVVGSVNSSNSNRLRELAGKQGVRSFLIDGAEHIERSWLDGVNRIGLTAGASAPEKLVRDVIARLQSWGAGDVRELDGEPENITFALPKELRVVGSSSSASL; this comes from the coding sequence ATGGACATCCTGCTCGCCAATCCCCGCGGCTTCTGCGCCGGCGTCGACCGCGCCATCGCCATCGTCGAGCGTGCGCTGGAATCCTACGGCGCACCGATCTACGTGCGGCACGAGGTGGTGCACAACCGTTACGTGGTCGACAAGCTGCGTGCCGACGGTGCGGTGTTCGTCGAGGAGCTGCATGAAGTGCCCGACGGCGCCACCGTGATCTTCAGCGCCCACGGCGTGTCGCAGGCGGTGCGCGAGGAGGCCGAGCAGCGCCATCTCAAGGTCTTCGACGCTACTTGTCCGCTGGTCACCAAGGTGCATATGGAGGTGGCGCGACTGGGCCGCATCGGCCGCAGCGTGGTGCTGATCGGCCACGCCGGCCATCCGGAAGTCGAGGGCACGATGGGCCAGTGGAACCCGGCCAACAGCGGCGAGATCCTGCTGGTCGAATCGCTGGAGAACGTCGCCACGCTGGCGCCGGCATTCCCGCACGAGCTGTCCTACGTTACCCAGACCACGCTGTCGGTGGACGATACCAAGGCGATCATCGAGGCGTTGCGCGCGAAGTTCCCCGACATCGAGGGTCCGCGCAAGGACGACATCTGCTACGCCACGCAGAACCGCCAGGACGCCGTGCGCCGGCTCGCCGATGCGGTCGACCTGATGCTGGTGGTCGGCTCGGTCAACAGCTCCAACTCCAACCGCCTGCGCGAGCTGGCCGGGAAGCAGGGCGTGCGCTCGTTCCTGATCGACGGCGCCGAGCACATCGAGCGCAGCTGGCTCGATGGCGTCAACCGCATCGGCCTCACCGCCGGCGCTTCGGCTCCGGAAAAGCTGGTGCGCGACGTGATCGCCCGCCTGCAGTCGTGGGGTGCCGGCGACGTGCGCGAGCTGGACGGCGAACCGGAAAACATCACCTTCGCCCTGCCGAAGGAATTGCGCGTTGTCGGCAGCAGCAGCTCCGCCAGCCTCTGA
- the lspA gene encoding signal peptidase II has product MTPKPNALSWLWLSATVIVLDQLSKWWALHALQPVGVPHPVIPGFLNWTLAFNTGAAFSFLADGAGWQRWFFVLLAVAISAVLMGWLRRTPRRDWRTALPLALIVGGAIGNLIDRLHAAQVTDFIHVYFRQWSYPVFNIADCGITVGAVMLIAFGLFTGRSGDSVR; this is encoded by the coding sequence ATGACCCCGAAACCCAACGCACTCTCCTGGTTGTGGCTGTCCGCCACCGTCATCGTGCTCGACCAACTCAGCAAGTGGTGGGCGCTACACGCGCTGCAGCCGGTGGGCGTGCCGCATCCGGTGATTCCGGGTTTCCTGAACTGGACGCTGGCCTTCAATACCGGCGCCGCGTTCAGCTTCCTGGCCGACGGCGCCGGCTGGCAGCGCTGGTTCTTCGTGTTGCTGGCGGTGGCGATCAGCGCCGTGCTGATGGGCTGGCTGCGGCGCACGCCGCGGCGCGACTGGCGTACCGCGCTGCCGCTGGCGCTGATCGTGGGCGGTGCGATCGGCAATCTGATCGACCGCCTGCACGCGGCCCAGGTCACCGACTTCATCCACGTGTACTTTCGCCAGTGGAGCTACCCGGTGTTCAACATCGCCGATTGCGGCATCACCGTCGGCGCCGTGATGCTGATCGCGTTCGGCCTGTTCACCGGCAGGTCCGGGGACAGCGTGCGATAA
- a CDS encoding isoleucine--tRNA ligase — translation MTHDYKSTINLPQTAFPMRGDLPKREPGWLAEWARVDRYAQIQQKTADRDSVFVLHDGPPYANGPIHIGHAVNKILKDIVVKSKLLAGHRAPYVPGWDCHGLPIEIAVEKKYGKPGDKLDAAAFRQKCREYATEQVDTQRADFKRLGVLGDWDHPYRSMDFRFEADMLRALARIVSNGHVVRGAKPVYWCFDCASALAEAEIEYGDKVSPAVDVAYDAVEPNALLAKFGVDAGDAIAAIPIWTTTPWTLPESQAVSLGADLEYALIEGPSRNGRRVLLVIAAALVDKVTARYSLLPVGEGARRADEGTGGANHSGSTEPSPPAPLPGGEGSRVLGRASGRALEGLKLHHPFYPREVPVILGEHVSAEDGTGAVHTSPDHGVEDFVVAREYGIGLLNYIEPRGTYRIDTPVADGLGLGGMHIWKANDAIVDLLRQRGVLLAFAKIEHSYPNCWRHKTPVIYRTTPQWFISMEQAQLRETALTSIRNVRWVPGWGEERIAGMVAGRPDWCISRQRTWGVPIALFVHKATQEPHPDSVALLEQVAQKVEQGGIDAWFALDAAELLGADANDYEKVTDVLDVWFDSGVTHYAVIGQRPELQQGTASHCKVMYLEGSDQHRGWFQSSLLTSSAIHGRAPYDEVLTHGFAVDANGRKMSKSLGNVVAPQKVMDTLGADVLRLWVASADYRNEMTVSDEILKRVSDTYRRIRNTAKFLLGNLDGFDPARHLVPVEDSLLLDQWAVQQAYDVQQAVTAAYERYDYPEVVARIQNFCTNELGALYLDITKDRLYTMPTDSRGRRSAQSAMYRIAEALVRWLAPILSFTAEEIWQAMPGERGDSVLFETWYGGLAATQNSPEQRRWWADLLAIRDSASRVLEGMRKAERIGAALEAKLVVHADAAVQSRYAEVADELRFFFITSDFALAPSTPRADDAVKVELDGAGAWVRADVSGAAKCVRCWHRRDDVGSHADHPELCGRCVGNVEGPGEDRRWF, via the coding sequence ATGACCCACGATTACAAAAGCACGATCAACCTGCCGCAGACGGCGTTCCCCATGCGCGGCGACTTGCCGAAGCGCGAGCCGGGCTGGCTGGCGGAGTGGGCCCGGGTCGATCGCTACGCGCAGATCCAGCAGAAAACCGCCGATCGCGACAGCGTGTTCGTGCTGCACGACGGTCCGCCGTACGCGAACGGCCCGATCCACATCGGCCACGCGGTCAACAAGATCCTCAAGGACATCGTGGTCAAGTCCAAGCTGCTGGCCGGCCATCGCGCGCCGTACGTGCCGGGCTGGGACTGCCACGGCCTGCCGATCGAGATAGCGGTGGAGAAGAAGTACGGCAAGCCGGGCGACAAGCTCGACGCCGCCGCATTCCGGCAGAAGTGCCGCGAGTACGCGACCGAGCAGGTCGACACCCAGCGCGCCGACTTCAAGCGGCTCGGCGTGCTCGGCGACTGGGACCACCCGTATCGCTCGATGGATTTCCGCTTCGAGGCCGACATGCTGCGCGCACTGGCGCGCATCGTTTCCAACGGCCACGTGGTGCGCGGCGCCAAGCCGGTGTACTGGTGCTTCGACTGCGCCTCGGCGCTGGCCGAGGCGGAGATCGAATACGGCGACAAGGTTTCGCCTGCGGTCGACGTGGCGTACGACGCGGTCGAGCCGAACGCGCTGCTGGCGAAGTTCGGCGTGGACGCCGGCGATGCCATCGCCGCCATCCCGATCTGGACCACCACGCCGTGGACCCTGCCGGAAAGCCAGGCGGTGTCGCTCGGCGCCGATCTGGAATACGCGCTGATCGAAGGCCCGTCGCGGAACGGCAGGCGCGTGCTGCTGGTGATCGCCGCTGCGCTGGTCGACAAGGTCACTGCACGCTATTCCCTTCTCCCTGTGGGAGAAGGTGCCCGGAGGGCGGATGAGGGTACGGGCGGAGCGAATCATTCCGGTTCCACCGAACCCTCACCCCCAGCCCCTCTCCCGGGGGGAGAGGGGAGCCGCGTACTCGGCCGTGCGTCGGGCAGGGCGCTGGAAGGCCTGAAACTGCACCATCCGTTCTACCCGCGCGAGGTGCCGGTGATCCTCGGCGAGCACGTCAGCGCCGAGGACGGCACCGGCGCGGTGCACACCTCGCCCGACCACGGCGTCGAGGATTTCGTGGTGGCGCGCGAATACGGCATCGGCCTGCTCAACTACATCGAGCCGCGCGGCACCTATCGCATCGACACTCCCGTTGCCGATGGCCTCGGCCTGGGCGGCATGCATATCTGGAAGGCGAACGACGCCATCGTCGACCTGCTGCGCCAGCGCGGCGTGCTGCTGGCGTTCGCGAAGATCGAGCACAGCTACCCGAACTGCTGGCGGCACAAGACGCCGGTGATCTACCGCACCACGCCGCAGTGGTTCATCTCGATGGAGCAGGCGCAGCTGCGCGAGACGGCACTCACCTCGATCAGGAACGTGCGCTGGGTGCCGGGCTGGGGCGAGGAGCGCATCGCCGGGATGGTGGCCGGCCGCCCGGACTGGTGCATCAGCCGCCAGCGCACCTGGGGCGTGCCGATCGCGCTGTTCGTGCACAAGGCCACGCAGGAGCCGCACCCGGATTCGGTCGCGTTGCTGGAGCAGGTCGCGCAGAAGGTGGAGCAGGGCGGCATCGACGCATGGTTCGCGCTGGACGCGGCCGAGCTGCTCGGCGCCGACGCGAACGACTACGAGAAAGTCACCGACGTGCTCGACGTCTGGTTCGATTCCGGCGTGACGCACTACGCGGTGATCGGCCAGCGCCCGGAACTGCAGCAGGGCACGGCGTCGCACTGCAAGGTGATGTACCTGGAAGGCTCCGACCAGCATCGCGGCTGGTTCCAGTCGTCGCTGCTGACCTCGTCGGCGATCCACGGCCGCGCGCCCTACGACGAAGTGCTCACGCACGGTTTCGCGGTGGACGCGAACGGCCGCAAGATGTCCAAGTCGCTGGGCAACGTGGTGGCGCCGCAGAAGGTGATGGACACGCTGGGCGCTGACGTGCTGCGGCTGTGGGTGGCCTCGGCCGACTACCGCAACGAGATGACCGTCTCCGACGAGATCCTCAAGCGCGTCTCCGACACTTACCGGCGCATCCGCAATACCGCGAAGTTCCTGCTCGGCAACCTGGACGGCTTCGATCCGGCAAGGCATCTGGTCCCGGTGGAAGACAGCCTGCTGCTGGACCAGTGGGCCGTGCAGCAGGCGTACGACGTGCAGCAGGCGGTCACCGCCGCGTACGAGCGTTACGACTACCCCGAAGTGGTGGCGCGCATCCAGAACTTCTGCACCAACGAACTGGGCGCGCTGTACCTGGACATCACCAAGGACCGGCTCTACACCATGCCGACCGACAGCCGCGGCCGGCGCAGCGCGCAGAGCGCGATGTACCGCATCGCCGAAGCGCTGGTGCGCTGGCTGGCGCCGATCCTCAGCTTCACCGCCGAGGAAATCTGGCAGGCCATGCCGGGCGAGCGCGGCGACAGCGTGCTGTTCGAAACCTGGTACGGCGGCCTGGCCGCCACCCAGAACTCGCCGGAACAGCGGCGCTGGTGGGCCGACTTGCTGGCGATCCGCGACAGCGCTTCGCGCGTGCTCGAAGGCATGCGCAAGGCCGAGCGGATCGGCGCGGCGCTGGAAGCGAAGCTGGTGGTCCATGCCGACGCCGCGGTGCAGTCGCGCTACGCCGAGGTCGCCGACGAACTGCGCTTCTTCTTCATCACCTCCGACTTCGCCCTGGCGCCATCGACGCCGCGCGCGGACGATGCGGTGAAGGTGGAGCTGGACGGCGCCGGAGCCTGGGTTCGCGCCGACGTGAGCGGCGCCGCCAAGTGCGTGCGCTGCTGGCACCGCCGCGACGACGTGGGCAGCCACGCCGACCACCCCGAACTGTGCGGTCGCTGTGTCGGCAACGTCGAGGGGCCGGGCGAGGATCGCCGCTGGTTCTGA
- a CDS encoding bifunctional riboflavin kinase/FAD synthetase, whose translation MMRLSRDVAGPCLAPRGSVIAVGAFDGLHRGHQALLAQVRERAQALGCSPVVVSFEPLPRAFFSPEPVPRLSSVREKLRGFAAAGMEHTLLLRFNRALTAMSAEDFVRRVLVERLAAREVWVGGDFRFGHKRGGDMALLERMGAQLGFTACSMPMVQLDGTRVSASRVRALLAAGEFAGAESLLGRPFVIEGKVEYGNQLGRTLGYPTANIHLSQRVSPIQGIFAVRVGLGEGECSWPGVASLGVRPTVNEVAEPLLEVHLFDFEGDLYGQRMAVQFVAKLRDEQKFDGLEPLKAQMALDSRRARELLGMNPRLAEA comes from the coding sequence ATGATGAGACTTTCCAGGGATGTCGCAGGCCCCTGCCTGGCGCCGCGCGGCAGCGTCATCGCGGTCGGCGCGTTCGATGGCCTGCACCGCGGTCACCAGGCCTTGCTGGCCCAGGTGCGCGAGCGCGCGCAGGCGCTCGGCTGCAGCCCGGTGGTGGTGAGCTTCGAGCCGCTGCCGCGCGCGTTCTTCTCGCCCGAACCGGTGCCGCGGCTGTCCAGCGTGCGCGAGAAGCTGCGCGGTTTCGCCGCTGCCGGCATGGAGCACACCTTGCTGTTGCGCTTCAACCGGGCGCTGACCGCGATGTCGGCCGAGGATTTCGTGCGGCGCGTGCTGGTCGAACGGCTGGCCGCGCGCGAAGTGTGGGTGGGCGGCGATTTCCGCTTCGGCCACAAGCGCGGCGGCGACATGGCGCTGCTGGAGCGGATGGGCGCGCAGCTCGGCTTCACCGCCTGCAGCATGCCGATGGTGCAGCTCGACGGCACCCGTGTCTCGGCCAGCCGGGTGCGCGCCCTGCTCGCGGCGGGCGAGTTCGCCGGGGCCGAGTCGCTGCTGGGCCGGCCGTTCGTGATCGAAGGCAAGGTGGAGTACGGCAACCAGCTCGGCCGCACGCTGGGTTATCCCACCGCCAACATCCACCTGTCGCAGCGGGTCAGCCCGATCCAGGGGATCTTCGCGGTGCGCGTGGGGCTGGGCGAGGGCGAGTGCAGCTGGCCGGGCGTGGCCAGCCTTGGCGTACGCCCCACCGTGAACGAGGTCGCCGAGCCGCTGCTGGAAGTGCACCTGTTCGACTTCGAGGGCGACCTTTACGGCCAGCGCATGGCGGTGCAGTTCGTCGCCAAGCTGCGCGACGAGCAGAAATTCGACGGGCTGGAGCCGCTCAAGGCGCAGATGGCGCTGGACTCGCGCCGGGCGCGCGAGCTGCTGGGCATGAACCCGCGGCTGGCCGAGGCCTGA
- the murJ gene encoding murein biosynthesis integral membrane protein MurJ produces MKSPSMLRGLLSFSSMTMVSRVLGLVRDMSINAAFGANGATDAFWVAFRIPNFMRRLFAEGSFSTAFVPVFTEVKEKGTHAQLKDLMSRVSGTLGGVLLLITALGIIFAPQVTVLFSPGAIDEPQKFGLTVELLRLTFPFLLFVSLTALSGGALNSFHRFGLPALTPVILNLCMIAGALWLSKRLQTPIMAMGWAILAAGILQLLFQLPALRGLDLLTLPRWGWSHPEVRRIMRLMVPTLFGSSVAQINLLFDTVIASLLVVGSQSWLSQADRFLELPLGVFGVALGTVILPSLSRHHVTTDTAGFSRALDWGLRVTLLIAVPAMFALMLLAGPLVATLFQHGHWTAHDTHMATLSITALSFGLPAFALVKVLLPAFYARQDTRTPVRAGVASLLANMLLNVVFLALLFELWAPAELKQLAWLDGLARLPGLHMALGMASAVAAYVNLWLLWHWLKKAGVYQRQPGWSRHLLRLAAACAAMVAVLLLGRWLWPNWTHGVSVLTRLWHLAVLVLAGGASYVAVLFAGGFRLRDLRGA; encoded by the coding sequence ACGGCGCCACCGATGCGTTCTGGGTGGCGTTCCGCATCCCCAACTTCATGCGCCGGCTGTTTGCCGAGGGCTCGTTCTCCACCGCCTTCGTGCCGGTTTTCACGGAAGTGAAGGAAAAGGGCACGCATGCGCAGCTGAAGGACCTGATGTCGCGGGTGTCGGGCACGCTGGGCGGCGTGCTGCTGCTGATCACCGCGTTGGGGATCATCTTCGCGCCGCAGGTGACCGTGCTGTTCTCGCCCGGCGCGATCGACGAGCCGCAGAAGTTCGGACTCACCGTCGAACTGCTGCGGCTGACCTTCCCGTTCCTGCTGTTCGTGTCGCTGACCGCGCTGTCCGGCGGGGCGCTGAACAGTTTCCATCGCTTCGGCCTGCCGGCGCTGACCCCGGTGATCCTCAACCTGTGCATGATCGCCGGCGCGCTGTGGCTGTCGAAGCGGCTGCAGACGCCGATCATGGCGATGGGCTGGGCGATCCTGGCGGCCGGCATCCTGCAGCTGCTGTTCCAGCTGCCGGCGCTGCGCGGGCTGGACCTGCTGACCCTGCCGCGCTGGGGCTGGAGCCACCCGGAGGTGCGCCGGATCATGCGGCTGATGGTGCCGACCCTGTTCGGTTCGTCGGTGGCGCAGATCAACCTGCTGTTCGACACGGTGATCGCCTCGCTGCTGGTGGTCGGCTCGCAGAGCTGGCTGTCGCAGGCGGATCGTTTCCTGGAACTGCCGCTGGGCGTGTTCGGCGTGGCGCTGGGCACGGTGATCCTGCCGTCGCTGTCGCGCCATCACGTCACCACCGACACCGCCGGTTTCTCGCGCGCGCTGGACTGGGGCCTGCGCGTCACCCTGCTGATCGCGGTGCCGGCGATGTTCGCGCTGATGCTGCTGGCCGGGCCACTGGTGGCGACGTTGTTCCAGCACGGCCACTGGACCGCGCACGACACCCACATGGCAACCCTGTCGATCACCGCGCTGAGCTTCGGCCTGCCGGCGTTCGCACTGGTGAAGGTGCTGCTGCCGGCGTTCTACGCGCGCCAGGACACGCGCACGCCGGTGCGCGCGGGCGTGGCTTCGCTGCTCGCCAACATGCTGCTGAACGTGGTGTTCCTGGCGCTGCTGTTCGAGCTGTGGGCGCCGGCCGAGCTGAAGCAGCTGGCCTGGCTGGACGGCCTGGCCCGGCTGCCCGGCCTGCACATGGCGCTTGGCATGGCCAGCGCGGTGGCCGCCTACGTGAACCTGTGGCTGCTGTGGCACTGGCTGAAGAAGGCCGGTGTCTACCAGCGCCAGCCGGGCTGGTCGCGGCATCTGCTGCGGCTGGCCGCGGCCTGCGCGGCGATGGTGGCGGTGCTGTTGCTGGGCCGCTGGCTATGGCCGAACTGGACCCACGGGGTGTCGGTGCTGACCCGGCTGTGGCATCTGGCCGTGCTGGTGCTGGCCGGCGGGGCCAGTTATGTCGCCGTGCTGTTTGCCGGCGGCTTCCGCCTGCGCGACCTGCGCGGTGCGTGA